A genomic region of Elaeis guineensis isolate ETL-2024a chromosome 9, EG11, whole genome shotgun sequence contains the following coding sequences:
- the LOC105035137 gene encoding putative lipid-transfer protein DIR1, whose amino-acid sequence MESLQKLVMVMLVLSITLGCGEITVSRADGLCNMTMDGFNACKPAATGPEPTEPSKECCEALANADLPCLCSYRHSVLLPSLGIDPDLAMQLPEKCNLTLPAEC is encoded by the coding sequence ATGGAGTCTCTTCAGAAGCTGGTGATGGTGATGCTGGTGCTGTCGATCACCCTTGGCTGCGGTGAGATCACCGTGTCGAGGGCTGATGGCCTCTGCAACATGACAATGGATGGTTTCAATGCATGTAAGCCTGCAGCCACTGGCCCAGAACCTACCGAGCCATCTAAAGAGTGTTGTGAAGCCCTGGCCAATGCCGACCTTCCATGCCTTTGCTCTTACCGGCACTCGGTGCTGCTGCCATCTCTCGGAATAGACCCTGACCTTGCCATGCAGCTCCCGGAAAAATGCAATCTCACTTTACCTGCCGAGTGCTGA